The DNA sequence TTTATTAAAGATTCCTGTCCAATATCCATGCATGCATTGTTTAAACAGATGCACTTGTAGCAGTGGCGGCGTAAGACCAAAATTTGATGTGGGCAAGATAAATTTTGCAAGGCTCTCTAGTGATGCAAGAGGTCAGGTTTTATAGatctaaattattttgttgaaattgtaagatttttattcatataaatgATAATATCTTCACTGTAACCAATTTTAATAACTAacactgaagaaaaaaaaaaaaaacagaaatttactGCTTTTAGCCTCACTGAACATTTTAGTAATTGTGTCGTAATCTAGCTGTATCTGCTTCAATACATAAAACTTCCAAAGTGAAAAGTCTTTCCTAACCCATTGTAAttctcaaataatttttcattagctttaattttgaaaaagtccaTTTAACGGAAGCTGTACTTACTGCTACTGTtaacaaaattcattcaacaaCGAAACGCATATCTGGTGCAACATTTtcacaaatgaaatttatatttgtaaAACTTCCGTACATAATTTAAGCTtagattaatttaaaaaaaaaaaaatcttattattCTGGATTCCTGAACTAAATTTGTATTTCTCAATAAATGAACATAGGATTGAAACTCATAAGATAATGTTACCGGCGACGCGTCTCTGCATCGGTACATTGTCAAACCGGCACTACAGAAAGCTATTGTATCGGTGTGCTCGACTATGAAATCATCGTGAAGAACAGAAAACACAATCATTTTCACATACAGCAAACAACTTGATGCAGCAACAGCAAAATGCTCGCATTGACTTTTTGCTACGTCGGCGGGACTTCTAAAAAAACACCAGAATCATCGACCAATCCAAAGAGTATAGGATCTGATGTGTTTACGAACACTGACCATCTTACTACTATGACATCATCGCAGCGAACCATTCTGAAAATATCGACTGCTTAAGACTGCCCGTTGCCTTGGAAATATACCGTAAAGTCGGCAGAGTTAATACTGACGTTTAACCCGAAGATTGCTACTTGAAATTTAATCTGTTAAAATGGTACGTTAATATAATTCAATGAggaaataaattatgtatCTGCAATAACTTGTTTCTCTACAGGCACAAGAAGTCGAGGAAACCATGAAGCGTATTCAATCCCACAAGGGAGTGGTTGGAACGATTGTAGTCAACTCTGAAGGTTAGCCATATCACTGTCATatgtattttaatatttcaccgaaaaaaaaaaattgtttactttgaaaatcaattaaaattatgttaaacgagataattattataggaATTCCAATAAAATCGACGTTAGACAACACGACAACAATTCAATATGCAGGGTTGATTAGTCAGCTTTCCGACAAAGCTCGTTCAGTGGTACGTGATCTGGATCCCACTAATGATCTCACTTTCTTGCGAATTCGAAGCAAGAAGCATGAGGTGATGGTCGCCCCGGACAAAGAATTCATACTTATAGTTGTGCAAAATCCTGTCGATTGACATAACAAACAATTTCTGCGCTCCATTTGCGTCTTGCATGCAATTTTGTAATACGAAACTTATATCAGCAACAGCTGCTGTAATTAGACACTAAAGCTTAATTTAACTGTGAGCACGCTGCTATAAATTTAAACTGTTCTTCTCATCATCTCGCGTTTTCTATTGCTCTTGTCAAACTGTTGGcacaattttaaataatttatatagatTAATTGTCCATTATGTAttgtttctaatttatttcaatgtaAGAAAATGTTGGTGAGTTTAAAATTGTTGAGTGTATGTCGACGATATTTGAtataaataaagtttattataaatacatttgTTGTTATTTGCGTAATGACTTTGAGTATATATCAAAACGACATGCACTTACAGTAACGATATATTTACAATTCACTAGATTGTTTAACATTGGGTAGGGAATAAAGTTTCCTCAAAATTGACCAATATTTGAGCTTTGAAATGCAATGGAGatacaaattataaattcCCGTGTTAGTAATAAGTTAGAACTGTTTCAACGTTTAAGGTATCCATTCACATTAcgatattgtgaaaaatgacCTATTATGGGATTTTGTCATATGAGCTGGACTATATTTTATGTAAGTCACAAGTAAAATATcactgaagaaaaataaatcagatcaacaaacagaaaaaacaaTCTGCTAACATTGAAATGCAATTGGGTATCAATTCTACCCATATGAATGATTGTACGAATAAGGCATACTTCACTATATTGTAAACAGTTTGCAGGAACTTGATAGTCCAAGTATTTATACTACTATCATTCTCCTCACACAAGATTAtttgtataacatatatatatacataggttCACGGAAGGAGCACGTATGCCAGCCTTCTCCTTAATCTATCAATTTTCTACCATCCCATCTTCGTACCACTTTCTGAAAAAGGATATACTTTTATAACTAGAACTCATTCGGAACAGCTTTAGGTTTGCATGTTTCTAtgggtttcaaaattttggttcatggaaagaaacgaataatgtttcttcaaaaataattctaaaataaataatgtatgtGTAATCGCAAAAAGAATCTAATTAGAGCTGCCCtatctatgtatataagaACATACGTCACATTGTTGATTCGAATACTGTAAATTTGATTCACTGTAAAGTGAGGGTGATTTAAGTTTCGAAGTTTATTTTCTAGGTGTTCATAACGGTTTTTAAACTGAATTCTTTTTCAGTCTAACTATCATGCCATCAAGTTATCTAATACCAATCATTTGGGTATATTGTTCGATTGTGAGATTAGACTCCATTGGAGTACACGAAGAAAATTGATAGAAATTAGATATGCTTATTTTaacaaatatttctgaaaccacattttcaaatgatttgatGGATGGGTGGCGATAGAACTAAAACTATATTGGATTATAATTCACGCGTTTGCTGGGGCATGTATTACCGATGATACATGCCTTgtctaattgtaaataatatacaGTCCAAAATACGCTGCAGCAAACgtgttgaataataaaataaggaaACAAGAGATTCTTCAATAATACTACGGCTACTGTATCGGCCAATGAACTGTTTTCCTTATTAGAAATTCAGAACATATCACACAAAAATTCGCAATATCTTACCGTtattaaattcttcaaaaatataGTACATCAGTATACTAGGTAGAGTACTAATTTttaaagtatatgtataactagATTTATATAACTACCTTAGGGAGCTGTTATACAACCCTCTTCATCAACTAGTATTTGTTCGTGGGATTTTGATTTGTTCAAAGGAACTTTTTATCAATGAGTCAAAATGATCCATGCTAAACGTTATAGTTATATTGACCGTCCTGAATATCAATCGTTATGAAAGCAATAGGTAATTACTAGGAGATTTAGAATGCCCCAGCTCTAGCAAATGCGAAACGTGATAAATGGCCATATCACAGACTTGCaaattttatgataatttgccgagaaaatcaaaaaaattctatgttGAAATATGTACTACATAAATAGATAATCATTCGGAAATTTAGAATGCCGCAGCTCGAACGAATGCGAAACGTGATAGATGGGCATATCACAGACTTACAAATTTTATGATAATCTGacgagaaaagtaaaaaaattctatgcttgaaatatgtacataaacaTGTGTTTAGGCAGAGAGAAATACAGAGAGATTTTCGAAGTGTGACGCGTACATACTATATCAAATAGATTCCACGGTACAGAGAATAAGATCAATGAGAAATGAATGCTACTATGAGTAATGTGTCAACTGACTGCAGTGACTTGTTCAGGGGGGGAGTTTTTGCGTTTTGTTGTAGGATGAAAAAACACGTAGTAAAGAATCATAGCTGCGATACCTATACAAAATGGCACGGTACAAAGAATGATCAAAAATTCGAAGTACCAGCGATCTCGAATCTCCTGCTCTGCTTCGGTAGCCCATAAAGCTGCGGCAGCCCCGTTCTCCACCGAGCATAATGCATAGTAAAATAAGTGTCTCACAAAAGTATGACCATCAGTTGGATTTAGGTACGTGAATACATAAACGGTGCCTAGTACGGCGGCAAAAAGTGCAGATCTTATTCTTTCGAGTACTGTCAACGGAGAGAGTGGTGAGTTATTTACGTCGCGGCAAAATTCTGCTGCTCCTCCAGGCTCTGTGGCCAACCAGGTAGTCATGATGATCCAATGACAAGCACAGGCTAGCCCTGTGTATAAGGGCTGCATGCTTGCAACAACGCTGATTGATAAGATGCGTGACACTGCAAGTTGAATTGAATAAGTGTTAGAATTGCGATTTTTACGAATTCAGGTTACTGCACTAGTATTTTTAATTGCACatttgtgtaaaatatatgAATGTTGATAATTAATGTTTTTCCCATGTCTCTCGGCTATTGTTTACTCAAATAAAAGCACACGACTATTTACAACAGCTCTTTCGTTAGCTGTATGAATTTTGTTCTATATTTCTTACCCTCTATATTGCACAAAAATTACAAgcatggcaaaaaaaaatttataaaaatgatatcaTAAACTCAACAAACTGTCAATTTTAAAAGTATACCAAACttacgaaaacaaaaacagagaaCAAAGAACTCTCCAACGATACTCTTTCAttggtttttaatatttatattgaaaaagacTTTCAGAAATCATTTCATCCACCCACCTTCTCTTCGAACCAATATCAATTTTAGGAAATCATATTTACCAGTAACACAGAAATGCCACAAGAATTGAAGAATTGTTCCAACGCGGTCAATGTTTTCTTTGTCATGTTGAGCCAAACGGATTGTTCGATGATAACTCGCCATGGACCAACCCATACTGGCAAGGGAGCTGCACACGCTGCCTATCTGCAATACTGcagatttgaaaagaaaataagaatcaaAGGTAACTCGGAGTGTAACATGAAAAAGTgtcggtataataataagttcATCTAAATAGATGATACATCGATGCTACATCTCTGCACGACATGTATCTATACGTaccttgaaaaatcaattcagattTATGAGCGTCTTTAATCAGAATGGTAAGTTGAAGGATTTGCTGAGGTGCAGCCTCGAGGAAACATTCAAAAACTCTGAGCAGTGCGACATTCTGATCTTCCTTAATCATTTTTAGATAATATCGCCGTTGTCCGACTAGGTCCCCAGCTTTTTCGCACCTTCGCGCTTTCAACGCGTATCTAAGACTATCCCAATAACGGAGAACTGGggcaaattgaaacaaaatcacCAAGATACACCACGTCTTCCGCCTTGCAGCCCTAGTGGTTGCCGTTATCATACCTCCTTGCTTCCCATCCTCTTGGACAGGGATTAGGCCAAGCTATAAACAAACATAAGAACAAATAACAGAGGTTTTTAAAGATGACTGGTAGACCATATATGCAGCTATATCCACCTGGCGGTCCTGGTAATTCATTCTGAAGCTGATGAACGTATTCACAAATGTCGGAAAAATGATGAACACGATAGTCCAAGCAAAATACGTTATTTTGTCAAAGATCAGATATCGAGCAGCTAAGTAAATGTCAGCTCCGATATCGAAAATATGTGTAACGATAGAGAAACTCAGGAATATTATGTCCCAGCGTGTTACGCTGGCACTCTCTTCTGGTCTGTCGATTTCATCGTCGTACTCGATGCAAGTCTCTGGATTGTCAGTGTTCTCAGCACAGTTGTTGCCTAACCTCCCTTGCAAACTTTCCACACCTTTGCGTGTCCTCTTGGCCTCATGGATGCGCACCGGTGACAGCATGTTCAAGTGAATTCCACGCATTTGTtcgaattataataatatatttatactaattgaaaaaaaatttttgcactgAATTACTCTGAATACCAGACGTTTCGCTTTTAGCTAGCCACCCCTTTTTCTGTCCCCTCTCCCCCTCGGCGCCCACGTTTTACCAGAAGCGATGTATTACTGTGACAGATCAAAATTAGATCGAAAAAATGTCAAGGTCTTTTATCTTTGAAACGTCTCCGGGTGGAGTATTTTGACAATCATTTTACACCAGCATTGGTATTACGTATTCGCAAAAAAGTACAATTTCCTTCGATGTTTTTTAGTTTACATCCAGCTGATAAAATGATGATATACCAATAACTGCAATAAATCATCTTGTCGAGGCACTGATTCCACACCTTTCCTTCTCATTGTATCCATTATTTGGCCACAATACACACCAGTGCAACATCAAAAAGTGAACATATGCATGCCATAGGCAATATAAGTATATCAGTGCTACAGCTCACATAGATTTTTGTAAGATAAGCAGCACGTCACGCGACTCTCACGCTACTCCGTTCCTTagctgatgaaaaataaaaccggCCCGTTTCCGCTAACCACTTTCCAATATAtggccaaaaaaattttatatactttATACCAATTTTATCTAATCCTGAGCCCTTATACTTTTCtcatataatttattgtaagGTGGAAGGTTGCAAGGACAAATGGTGCAGTTTCTACAGAACCAATTGAGGCATATCAATATGTAATGCAACGACATGCATCTGAACATTTTGCTTTAAGTTACCGACTTCTCTTTAACGAAATGGCTACTTTACAGTTCGTCAACGCTGTACAGTCACGTGAGAATTATGGCAAAATTTCATATCGTATTGCCTTCATGGAATCAGACAATCTCGAATCCTTGAACCTCGTCGTGGTCGCTATTCACTATTCAATAATCCTATTATCAAAGCTCGCCGAAAGCCTTGACAAGATAGGAGAGGCCCGAAACGGTCAATATAACAGTTTCCTGCAATTACCAACTATTCTCTCTAGCCAACCCATTGACGTTGACTTCCATGCCGACATtcctaatttattttttttaaccaaataACTAATTGAGTTCcttatctgaaaatatttattttatctatgCCTAAGTAAATGTACGGTACTGACTAGTTGAGTGGTTGTAATCATCATGTTCACTTCAAACAGATTATAGTCTACAGAAACGGATAGAAACCAAGATAGACACGTCGTGTACTCCATGAAATTTAGACAAAATGTTATATCGCCAGCAATGTAGGTGGAACTGATACTTCAGAAAGCCCTTGATTATCTCAATTAAGATAAACGAAACGTTTCGCCCTGTAAGTTATACAATGGatcgattcgttgaaaaataagaagtcCGTGGTTAGAAACATGACAACTGCAACTCCGTGTTGACAGCTCATTTTTAGAGCTGTTAAGTTGTGAAAATCGAgagtgataaatattttgtgtCAAACTTAATAACGACTGTACTGTAATAAAACAATGGCTACTCGAAGTTTAACAGAACCTTTCATTCTTATGCGCAACAATGCATCGCAGACTCGACACATATACTCCGAACAGGTAAGAAAATTTGCCTCAATCTATTTGATGATATGAGCCTACAGCAATTTCCTCAGACTTGATTTGAATTAACCGTACCCCAATTGGACAGCAAATCATCATGCGATAATTACTATTTTAACACAGAATTTGTCGGACAGAATGGCTCTTGTAGCTCCGGAATCAATGACTGGAGGTGACGTCGAGTTAGGGGGTTTGAATTTGGCTGGAGATGCACCACCTGCATGGTCTGATGCTCTGGAAGAAACCCAATACATCCTTAGTAGGCTACGGGCAAAGCTCGCTGAATTAAAAGAACTCCATGCAAAGCACTTGACCAGGCCAACGTTGGATGACACATCTCAGGTATGACTGGAGCTAAAATATGGTTCATACAAAACTTGAAACAAgtcgtgaaattttcttgaaagGCAGGAATTAAGATGCTGTAACAACACAGTCATGAATAGCATACcattaattaaacataatatTCGTATTACATTCTAATGCACGGGGCTCTAGTCAATTCATATTCaaatgtaaatgaaatatCTGAGTATCATCATATTATTGTCTAAAATGGGTTTCGGCGAATAATTATGTGATTGATTACGTattcttttcaaataaataaattgaaactcaGGGGTTTTCAACTGTGtatatttgtaataaataagtatattGAAAAcagttaaataaattttgtatggCATGTGTAGGAAGAAAGGCAGATGGAGCAATTGACTAGAGAGATGGGAAGAGCATTTACTAGTGGCCATCGGCAGGTGCAACTTATCAAGACTGCTGCCAGACAAGAAAGTAGAGCCAGCGAACGTCGACTTGCTGCCAGTGCTGCAGTAGCTCTTTCCACTGCTCTCCAGGAGTTGGGGTTATCTTACCGAGCTGCGCAGAGCCACTACTTGCAGCGTACTATCactattaatataatttttatcatccgTTTAGCCAGACTCCCAAAGTTGCAGATGTACAGAACGATGTTAATAAATTCAAGTCAAAGTCGTGATCTTCAAAGTcaagtaaaaattgttatgtCCAAGTTTCATAAAAGTCAGAGCCCTGTTTGTTACTAAGATGTTTGGGGTGAAAACATAAAGGAATTGGGTTCAAAAGCTTTCTGTCAGTGATTCATGCTCTATTTTACCAAATTTgcttttattcattcaatgcAACTGTAGTTCTCTCTCGGGCAAATTAAAATTGACATGTTTACATATTTTCGATTCAATCGTGTCTAAGAAAGAACTCAAATATGTGTCAGTCAGGATCATGGCTTTGTTTAAATATCTTTGAAGGCTGAAACACAGAATCTGATTCAGAATGCGATCATGTAGAAGCTTTATCTAAATGTAATCCTTATTAATGACAGAATTGAATTCGAGGGAAGAAAGGAGTCGACAGTACTTCGAGGAAGATCAAGAGTTTGCGTCTGTTGAACCATCGGATTCATGGGCAACGGATTTAAAGTTTGCCCAAGTTGGTGGAAGTAACTATGAACAACAACACGATCGGCAGTTACAGCAAGAGGTCCTTTTGGAATTTGATGACGAGGAACGAACCAGAGAAGCAATGATAAGAGAACAAGAAGTTGGACATATTGTACAGAGCATATCTGATCTAAATCATATATTTAAGGTAGAGATGAACCATGAAGTTATTTCCTTGCTTCAAAACAACAATACTAGCAGATTGTTGATACAAccacaaaaaaacaaaccaatgAACAATCGTTACTAACAATCTGCTTATGACTTTTGTAGGACCTGGCCCACATGGTTCAGGATCAAGGTAGCGTATTAGACCGAATTGACTACAACGTCGAACAGACACAAGTACAGGTGCAAGAGGGTTATAAGCAATTAAAGAAAGCTGATTCGTACCAAAGAGCGAATCGCAAATTATACTGTATAATGGTGCTGACAATTAGTATAATATTCCTCAGCTTCCTCTTTGTCATATTCAAAACTTAGTgcaattttattaataatatcactgaattaaataattatcgtCCCACggttatttaattaattaattaatcactaCAATATCGAATTTATCCATGGACGAttcatgtgtatgtatgtacctatgtacaagtataataatgatatgt is a window from the Diprion similis isolate iyDipSimi1 chromosome 6, iyDipSimi1.1, whole genome shotgun sequence genome containing:
- the LOC124407437 gene encoding dynein light chain roadblock-type 2 — its product is MAQEVEETMKRIQSHKGVVGTIVVNSEGIPIKSTLDNTTTIQYAGLISQLSDKARSVVRDLDPTNDLTFLRIRSKKHEVMVAPDKEFILIVVQNPVD
- the LOC124407434 gene encoding XK-related protein 6-like, with protein sequence MRGIHLNMLSPVRIHEAKRTRKGVESLQGRLGNNCAENTDNPETCIEYDDEIDRPEESASVTRWDIIFLSFSIVTHIFDIGADIYLAARYLIFDKITYFAWTIVFIIFPTFVNTFISFRMNYQDRQLGLIPVQEDGKQGGMITATTRAARRKTWCILVILFQFAPVLRYWDSLRYALKARRCEKAGDLVGQRRYYLKMIKEDQNVALLRVFECFLEAAPQQILQLTILIKDAHKSELIFQVLQIGSVCSSLASMGWSMASYHRTIRLAQHDKENIDRVGTILQFLWHFCVTVSRILSISVVASMQPLYTGLACACHWIIMTTWLATEPGGAAEFCRDVNNSPLSPLTVLERIRSALFAAVLGTVYVFTYLNPTDGHTFVRHLFYYALCSVENGAAAALWATEAEQEIRDRWYFEFLIILCTVPFCIGIAAMILYYVFFHPTTKRKNSPPEQVTAVS
- the LOC124407436 gene encoding syntaxin-16 isoform X1, which produces MATRSLTEPFILMRNNASQTRHIYSEQNLSDRMALVAPESMTGGDVELGGLNLAGDAPPAWSDALEETQYILSRLRAKLAELKELHAKHLTRPTLDDTSQEERQMEQLTREMGRAFTSGHRQVQLIKTAARQESRASERRLAASAAVALSTALQELGLSYRAAQSHYLQQLNSREERSRQYFEEDQEFASVEPSDSWATDLKFAQVGGSNYEQQHDRQLQQEVLLEFDDEERTREAMIREQEVGHIVQSISDLNHIFKDLAHMVQDQGSVLDRIDYNVEQTQVQVQEGYKQLKKADSYQRANRKLYCIMVLTISIIFLSFLFVIFKT
- the LOC124407436 gene encoding syntaxin-16 isoform X2; protein product: MHRRLDTYTPNRMALVAPESMTGGDVELGGLNLAGDAPPAWSDALEETQYILSRLRAKLAELKELHAKHLTRPTLDDTSQEERQMEQLTREMGRAFTSGHRQVQLIKTAARQESRASERRLAASAAVALSTALQELGLSYRAAQSHYLQQLNSREERSRQYFEEDQEFASVEPSDSWATDLKFAQVGGSNYEQQHDRQLQQEVLLEFDDEERTREAMIREQEVGHIVQSISDLNHIFKDLAHMVQDQGSVLDRIDYNVEQTQVQVQEGYKQLKKADSYQRANRKLYCIMVLTISIIFLSFLFVIFKT